The nucleotide sequence CATCTATGAAGGAATCATCGAGGATGTGAACGAAGACAGCGTAGATATGCTCATTCCGGTCGGAGATGTGGAAGATGATCCGGATTACGGAATGCGCCAATATTTCGGGCAGATGGGATATGGCGGTTATCCGAGGAGGTTCCGCCGCTTCCGGCGTCATCGGTTCCCGTTCTTTATATTCAGGAGGCTGCTATTTCCCCATTTTTATTAAAAAGAATATGAGAAAGGAAAATGTAACGGGATGGCCGCCATGGCCATCCCGCTTCCCTTCCCCCGACTTTTACAGTCCTATATTTATCCCGATTTCAGCCGATGATAATAGGGCCCATTTTTGTTAATACCGATGATCCACCAAACAGGAAACGCTTCCGAACGGTTGCAACAATGCGGTGAGCTATAGACGTGGCTGAGAGAGGAGAATTTTTTGATCAAGCGGTGTATTGAAAGGGAAATGAGGATTTCCGATTTTACGGGGAGCCGAGGAATCGGGCGGAAAACCGTCCGAAAATATCATGCCCCGAATCGTCTTGCAGGAAAAGATCAGGCGGAAATTCTTCGCCGTCCGAAAATATATTTACGCCTCCGAATCCCCTGCGTCTTCGTTTTCATGGCCTCCAGCCCCTAAACCGAGACAGGCAATTCCTGATGATCCTCATCACTAGCATAGCATTGGGGTATGGGTCGTTGGAGACCTGCAGCTTTCGAAATCGTTGCTGGATTGTTTGTACCGCATCCTCCGGAAGCTGGCCCCGCCGTCTATGTAAATCCAGACTCGAAACTGTTTGGGAATGGGCCGGCCAACGGCAACAGGGATTTCTCTGTTTCGATACCTAAATAGAAGGCGGGCACTGTATTAACGGTCTATGCGAAAGACATGTCTTGGAACAAAAACGAAGAGGTGAAGGTCACGGTTGTTGACACCATTCCTGATCCCACCTATCCGATTATTTGATTGCAATGGGTTCGCTGTTATCCTAATTCGCTGAACAAAAGCTGCCATTTCAAAATGGCTGCCAGTCCTGCGCCGTGAAGAAACTTGTTCTCCGCTATGAGCTGCAGAAGTTGATGAAAGTCCATATATTGAATCTTTATATCTTCGCTGCTGTCTAAATTTTGATGATACGTATTGATGAGATCCGTTGCGGCGAATAAGTGAATGACCTCTGATGTCGAACCGGGAGAGGGATAAAAATAACCTAAAGATTTCCAAGTTTTTGCCGCGAAACCGGTTTCCTCAAGCAATTCCCTCTTGGCGGCCTCTATCGGTTCTTCCCCATCTTCGATCGAACCCGCCGGAAGTTCAAATTCCCAACTGTTAAAGGCATGTCGATATTGC is from Caldibacillus debilis DSM 16016 and encodes:
- a CDS encoding tudor domain-containing protein codes for the protein MHQYPLYPYWSMPMQPAGQQQASLKDLCKKYHLHLVRLEGTDGNIYEGIIEDVNEDSVDMLIPVGDVEDDPDYGMRQYFGQMGYGGYPRRFRRFRRHRFPFFIFRRLLFPHFY
- a CDS encoding NUDIX hydrolase, encoding MKPNEENWKIINRKQSVVNRFTIITDEVQLPNQEKINFSYINFHQGVCILPITNDGKVIVIKQYRHAFNSWEFELPAGSIEDGEEPIEAAKRELLEETGFAAKTWKSLGYFYPSPGSTSEVIHLFAATDLINTYHQNLDSSEDIKIQYMDFHQLLQLIAENKFLHGAGLAAILKWQLLFSELG